In Pseudomonas sp. p1(2021b), the genomic window TGGCGAAACCGGTTGCTGAAATGACTGGCACTGGCGAACCCACACAGCAGCGCCACTTCGCCCAGCGGCAACGGGCCCAGGCGCAGCAGCCCGCAGGCCCGGTGCAGGCGCCGCGCCAGCAGGTACTGGTGCGGCGGCAGGCCGAAGCTTGCGCGGAACATGCGGGCGAAATGGTATTCGGACAGGTTGCAGCGCAGGGCCAGCTCCCCCAGGGTGATGGGCTGCTCCAGGTGCGCTTCGATGTAGTCGACCAGTTGCCGGCGTTGATGCGGGGCCAGCCCACCTTTCAAGCGCAGCCCGTGGCGCAGCGCGGCCTGGCAGAGCACGGCATGGTCGATGATTTCATGGGCCAGGCTGCTGGCCAGCAGGCGCTCGCCAGGTTCGTCCCAGTCCATGGCTACCAGTTGGCGGAAGCGTCGAGCCTGTAGCGGGTCGTCGAGGAATGTCGCCTCCT contains:
- a CDS encoding helix-turn-helix domain-containing protein; translation: MTPLTQLHVFNAMHASPHARLELSAQLGDGLAAALWSNRNDARDYQSPSHHTLSCYIADGTGIFRRQRPADKGAPDKLCIMPAGHESNWVVNGAVRLAHLYVSEEQFALGCIRLLDREPREMQLQEATFLDDPLQARRFRQLVAMDWDEPGERLLASSLAHEIIDHAVLCQAALRHGLRLKGGLAPHQRRQLVDYIEAHLEQPITLGELALRCNLSEYHFARMFRASFGLPPHQYLLARRLHRACGLLRLGPLPLGEVALLCGFASASHFSNRFRQALGATPGEYRAAFNR